From Algoriphagus sp. NG3, the proteins below share one genomic window:
- a CDS encoding glycoside hydrolase family 113, giving the protein MPSPSHASGGNHYPDDVGKMNKVWSRRYLLSSVLVILGLGLWAIFPFQAGLIIAGEKWKGVCWVGSRSPLLGEELEALKATGANAISQTPFGWQKEKNSPEIRWNTQNEKQWWGESSLGIKATLDSSAGHGIMNMLKPHLWVNGSWPGEIAMNNEEDWKLWFSNYEGFILDYAVMAEEHQIPMLCVGTELEMTSDREVEWRSIISGIRKVYSGKLIYAANFTEFEQVKFWDALDYIGIQAYFPLSNKINPSLSDLKSGWKKHLTRIEKMVSAYKKPVMFTEIGYCNTVDAAKEPWVWPNERKETALSEEIQARCYEAFFQTAWKESWMAGVFFWKWYPDGKHRNPDFTPQGKMAEQVMVNYFLAD; this is encoded by the coding sequence ATGCCCAGTCCATCGCACGCTTCAGGAGGAAATCATTATCCAGACGATGTTGGCAAAATGAATAAGGTCTGGTCAAGGAGATATTTGCTGAGTTCGGTACTGGTAATTCTGGGACTGGGGCTTTGGGCAATTTTTCCTTTTCAAGCGGGTCTAATTATAGCCGGGGAAAAGTGGAAAGGGGTATGCTGGGTAGGAAGTCGCTCCCCACTTCTAGGGGAAGAGCTTGAAGCGCTGAAAGCTACCGGAGCAAATGCGATTTCCCAAACGCCTTTTGGCTGGCAGAAAGAGAAAAACAGTCCTGAAATCCGCTGGAACACACAAAACGAGAAGCAATGGTGGGGCGAATCTTCTTTGGGTATAAAAGCCACTTTAGATTCTTCTGCAGGTCATGGGATCATGAATATGCTTAAGCCCCATCTGTGGGTAAATGGGAGCTGGCCTGGTGAGATAGCCATGAATAACGAGGAAGATTGGAAACTTTGGTTTTCCAATTATGAGGGATTTATTCTTGATTATGCTGTAATGGCTGAGGAACATCAAATCCCTATGTTGTGCGTTGGTACTGAGTTGGAAATGACCTCTGACCGTGAAGTAGAATGGAGAAGTATTATTTCCGGGATCAGGAAAGTCTATTCAGGCAAGTTGATTTATGCAGCCAATTTCACTGAGTTTGAGCAGGTGAAGTTTTGGGATGCGTTGGATTACATAGGCATTCAGGCCTATTTTCCCTTATCTAACAAAATTAACCCAAGCCTGTCTGATCTGAAATCAGGCTGGAAAAAGCATCTTACGAGAATAGAAAAGATGGTATCGGCATACAAAAAGCCGGTGATGTTCACGGAGATTGGCTATTGCAATACCGTAGATGCGGCCAAGGAGCCTTGGGTCTGGCCAAATGAGCGAAAGGAAACGGCACTTTCTGAGGAAATACAGGCGAGGTGTTATGAGGCATTTTTCCAGACTGCCTGGAAAGAGTCTTGGATGGCAGGAGTTTTCTTTTGGAAATGGTATCCTGATGGCAAACATCGTAATCCTGATTTTACTCCCCAAGGAAAAATGGCAGAGCAGGTTATGGTCAACTATTTCTTAGCTGATTGA
- a CDS encoding LytR/AlgR family response regulator transcription factor — MNETSTKSKILLVEDNLNLSENIREILTLQGYEISEILDEAETAMSIIEQSLPDLVLVDIKLKGAKTGIDLAEELRRSMDIPIVFLTSASGAEIVKKVKHIRPDGFINKPFTTNSLITTIELAMENYKSTHRNSDNRKNNVPDLFIRENGWLKKIIINDINWIKAEGTYTHLFVHEKQYTLRNTVKDLMEKLPEGQFSRIHKSFIVNMNKIEAFSSSAVKIANTEIPIGRKYYQDLLKNINKLSN, encoded by the coding sequence ATGAACGAAACATCTACAAAGTCAAAAATCTTATTAGTTGAAGACAACTTAAACCTATCAGAAAATATTAGGGAAATACTCACACTTCAGGGATATGAGATTTCTGAAATCCTCGATGAAGCCGAAACCGCCATGTCCATAATCGAGCAATCCTTACCTGATCTGGTCTTGGTGGATATAAAGCTAAAAGGAGCCAAAACCGGGATTGATCTGGCAGAAGAACTCAGACGGTCAATGGATATTCCCATCGTCTTTCTTACTTCGGCATCAGGTGCCGAAATAGTCAAAAAAGTAAAGCATATACGTCCCGATGGTTTTATCAATAAACCATTTACTACAAATTCTTTAATAACCACCATTGAGTTGGCGATGGAGAATTACAAAAGTACACACAGAAATTCTGACAATAGAAAAAACAATGTCCCAGATCTATTTATCAGGGAAAATGGCTGGCTAAAGAAGATCATCATAAATGATATAAACTGGATAAAAGCAGAAGGTACTTATACTCACCTGTTTGTACATGAAAAACAATACACCCTCAGAAACACCGTAAAAGACCTGATGGAAAAGCTTCCGGAGGGGCAGTTTTCCAGGATTCACAAATCTTTTATTGTAAACATGAACAAAATAGAGGCCTTTAGCTCTTCTGCCGTCAAAATTGCAAATACGGAAATCCCAATCGGGCGGAAATATTACCAGGATCTGCTCAAAAACATCAATAAACTTTCAAATTAA
- a CDS encoding PRC-barrel domain-containing protein, with protein sequence MNTQYNFPISCSTARSCDVRTISDESVGTIEDIMLDTESGEVAYVVLSVDEGFLNLGSKLLALPWQAFDFHGHQRDIILINVDKEKLENAPGFDKDDWPLGPQHEFINNIHMHYGLGRRRAMIE encoded by the coding sequence ATGAACACGCAATATAATTTTCCCATAAGTTGTTCAACAGCTAGAAGTTGTGATGTTAGGACAATAAGTGATGAATCAGTAGGTACTATAGAGGATATCATGCTGGACACTGAATCTGGAGAAGTAGCTTACGTTGTCCTATCAGTTGATGAAGGATTTCTCAATTTAGGCAGCAAGCTTTTAGCTCTTCCTTGGCAGGCATTTGATTTTCACGGTCACCAACGTGATATAATCTTAATAAATGTGGACAAGGAAAAGCTGGAAAACGCTCCGGGTTTTGATAAAGATGATTGGCCACTCGGACCTCAACATGAATTCATCAATAATATCCATATGCATTATGGATTAGGCAGAAGAAGAGCGATGATTGAATAG
- a CDS encoding LytTR family DNA-binding domain-containing protein, which translates to MDFGYFFPTATSSIETSISFLENYCKSDLTAPLGFIGEERAFLYKVSSPSSDSHSLRQAFTSRPPEKTFGIESVSVLIFTNINEEILGCELERLTKSCKKLERLKFDPNVFEMGIIDRKAHTKKKKGHIKKLYEEELFVRENGWLKRIIIKDIDWIKLEGVYTHLFSNGKLHTLRSTTRDVLIKLPKSIFIQVHRSYFVNIFKIEALKRYALKIGDDVLPIGKSYYNKLLDHLPHLGT; encoded by the coding sequence ATGGACTTTGGCTACTTTTTCCCTACCGCCACTTCTTCAATTGAGACTTCTATTTCATTTTTGGAGAACTACTGCAAATCAGACCTTACAGCTCCTCTAGGTTTTATAGGAGAAGAACGCGCTTTTCTGTACAAAGTGTCGTCCCCTTCATCCGATTCTCATTCCCTCCGTCAAGCATTTACCAGTAGACCACCGGAGAAAACCTTCGGTATTGAAAGCGTTTCCGTGCTGATATTTACCAATATTAACGAGGAAATTCTGGGATGTGAGCTAGAAAGGTTAACTAAAAGCTGTAAAAAATTAGAACGGTTGAAGTTTGACCCGAACGTTTTTGAGATGGGAATCATAGACCGAAAAGCGCACACAAAGAAAAAGAAAGGACACATCAAGAAATTATATGAAGAAGAGCTGTTTGTCAGAGAAAACGGATGGCTTAAAAGAATAATTATCAAGGATATAGATTGGATTAAGCTGGAGGGAGTGTACACCCATCTATTCAGCAACGGAAAACTTCACACCTTGAGAAGCACCACTAGGGATGTTTTGATCAAACTCCCTAAAAGTATTTTCATTCAGGTCCACAGATCCTATTTTGTCAATATTTTCAAAATTGAAGCTTTAAAAAGGTATGCGCTCAAAATAGGGGATGATGTACTGCCCATCGGCAAATCCTATTACAATAAGTTACTGGATCACCTCCCCCACCTGGGCACTTGA
- a CDS encoding helix-turn-helix domain-containing protein: MENQSTDKLELAAKFVNNTGAPIFLTGKAGTGKTTFLKNLAQQTHKNHVIVAPTGIAALNAGGVTIHSQFLLPLGFFLPVNEPEGNFSDQYGCFTQHTMIRKHPLNALRKNVLKSIELLVIDEVSMLRADVLDAIDYRLRSVKRNYSTPFGGVQLLMIGDLFQLPPIVRENEWQVLSKFYPSMHFFEARVFQDSGLVYLELDKIFRQQDEDFIQVLNHLRENQVTSQDIALLNRHYKTQEEIAEVKDCITITTHNYKADQINRDRLMALKGKSMFYEAEIENDFPENIYPLPKSLELRVGAQVMFIKNDSSGNQDYFNGKLATVEELEHDQIKVLLEGKRIVYQLRKETWENKKYVINPDTKELEEEVIGTFSQYPIKTAWAVTVHKSQGLTFDQAIIDVGSAFAPGQVYVALSRLRSLEGLILRTRIQNNALQSDSQVQAFVESAKKHSKLDELLGAYQQRYLSRLTGETFDLNGLIQEFGAFQRKHDSSLEFEDPEMQKAVGDIAALIRKEAATAGKFSNQLLFLLQQNDKGKLMERLEKGSTYFKGFLKDALGKILVHRAEVERFSRTKTYANGLEELEVSLLRKYGEISKVSKLISSIMGGDIPGKMNDLELEKVDLRLRLAEAAKQAAADNPKFASNKTGRKKAGKANLKRKVGETYEITFGMINSGKSIGDIVVARGLAESTIKGHLAKGIQEGRVELEDCLPLEVIAEINSQIENIKNLQALRIHFDGKYDYNTIKMVVAGRQD, encoded by the coding sequence ATGGAAAATCAAAGCACTGATAAACTAGAACTGGCCGCGAAGTTTGTAAACAATACCGGAGCACCGATTTTTTTGACTGGAAAGGCAGGAACGGGCAAGACCACATTTCTGAAAAACCTGGCGCAACAGACGCACAAGAACCATGTGATAGTCGCTCCTACGGGGATAGCGGCCCTGAATGCTGGTGGTGTTACCATACATTCCCAATTTCTGCTCCCACTTGGTTTTTTCCTTCCTGTCAATGAACCGGAGGGTAACTTCTCTGATCAATACGGGTGTTTTACCCAGCATACGATGATCAGAAAACATCCGCTGAACGCGCTGAGAAAAAACGTGCTGAAATCTATAGAATTGCTGGTCATAGACGAGGTCAGTATGCTCCGTGCAGATGTGTTGGATGCGATAGATTACCGACTGAGAAGCGTGAAAAGAAACTACAGCACACCTTTCGGTGGGGTCCAGCTACTGATGATAGGTGATCTTTTTCAGCTTCCTCCCATCGTGAGGGAGAATGAGTGGCAGGTGCTCAGTAAGTTTTATCCCAGTATGCATTTCTTTGAAGCCCGGGTATTTCAGGATTCCGGTTTGGTGTATCTGGAACTGGATAAGATTTTCCGGCAGCAGGACGAGGACTTTATTCAGGTGCTCAATCACCTAAGGGAGAATCAGGTGACCTCCCAGGATATCGCACTGCTGAACAGGCATTATAAAACCCAGGAGGAGATAGCAGAGGTCAAAGATTGCATTACGATCACCACTCATAATTATAAAGCAGATCAGATTAACCGTGACCGCCTGATGGCGCTGAAAGGCAAATCAATGTTTTATGAGGCGGAAATTGAAAATGATTTTCCTGAAAATATATATCCATTGCCTAAGTCTCTGGAACTCCGGGTCGGCGCCCAGGTGATGTTTATAAAAAACGATTCCTCAGGAAACCAAGATTACTTCAATGGTAAACTGGCGACGGTGGAGGAGTTGGAGCATGATCAGATCAAGGTTTTGCTGGAAGGGAAGCGGATCGTATACCAGTTGAGAAAGGAAACCTGGGAAAACAAAAAATATGTCATCAACCCGGATACAAAGGAACTCGAGGAAGAAGTGATCGGTACATTCAGTCAGTATCCGATTAAAACAGCTTGGGCAGTCACTGTACACAAGAGTCAGGGACTGACTTTTGACCAGGCCATCATAGATGTGGGAAGTGCATTTGCTCCCGGACAGGTGTATGTGGCACTCAGCAGGCTGAGGAGTCTGGAGGGGTTGATATTGAGAACCAGAATCCAAAATAATGCCTTGCAGTCTGATTCCCAGGTACAGGCTTTTGTAGAAAGTGCCAAAAAACATTCCAAGCTTGATGAGTTATTGGGGGCCTACCAGCAGCGTTATTTATCCCGTTTGACCGGAGAGACATTCGATTTGAACGGTTTGATCCAGGAGTTTGGTGCTTTCCAGCGCAAGCATGACAGTTCACTGGAATTTGAAGATCCGGAAATGCAAAAGGCTGTAGGAGATATTGCCGCACTTATCAGGAAAGAGGCTGCCACCGCGGGTAAATTCAGTAATCAATTACTGTTTCTATTGCAGCAAAATGACAAAGGCAAATTGATGGAGCGTCTGGAAAAAGGCAGTACATATTTCAAGGGTTTCCTCAAAGATGCATTGGGGAAAATACTTGTTCATCGTGCTGAAGTGGAACGCTTTTCCAGAACCAAAACCTATGCGAATGGTCTGGAGGAACTTGAAGTCAGTCTGCTAAGGAAATACGGTGAGATCAGTAAAGTGAGTAAATTGATTTCCTCGATTATGGGCGGGGATATCCCGGGCAAAATGAATGATCTGGAGTTGGAAAAAGTAGATCTAAGACTTCGGTTGGCTGAGGCGGCAAAGCAAGCCGCTGCTGACAATCCGAAATTTGCCAGTAACAAAACGGGGAGGAAAAAGGCAGGAAAAGCTAACCTGAAAAGAAAAGTAGGGGAGACCTATGAGATTACTTTCGGGATGATCAATTCAGGTAAAAGTATAGGGGATATAGTGGTGGCCCGGGGATTGGCAGAATCTACCATCAAAGGACATCTGGCCAAGGGGATTCAAGAGGGAAGAGTAGAACTTGAAGATTGTTTGCCTCTGGAGGTTATAGCAGAGATCAATTCCCAGATAGAGAACATCAAGAACTTGCAGGCCCTAAGGATACATTTTGATGGTAAATACGATTATAATACCATCAAGATGGTAGTAGCCGGGAGACAAGATTAA
- a CDS encoding endonuclease/exonuclease/phosphatase family protein, with amino-acid sequence MKSKFILFPVFLLCMCFHSFSQEKKTEFTVLSYNIYHGEKPDSAGIPNLEEIANLIILLQPEVVALQEVDSMTTRLEGIYGEKINWVEELGKKTGYSSYFAKAMDYAEGGYGEGVLVKKALDYNTQLLPTPAGGEPRAAAWVKIELRDREELYFGATHLCHQYADNRLAQLKAITRFADSLSKPAFWVGDLNFDPTSDEYKSINSKWTDAGLAADNDAPTFDSPEGKRIDYIWFDSGHFELVDYKVIDVPFSDHYPVLVKLSVLNPSN; translated from the coding sequence ATGAAATCGAAATTCATCCTATTTCCTGTTTTTTTACTATGTATGTGTTTCCACTCCTTTTCCCAAGAAAAAAAAACTGAATTCACGGTACTGTCCTACAATATCTACCATGGGGAAAAGCCTGATTCTGCGGGAATTCCTAACCTTGAAGAGATTGCCAATCTGATCATCTTGCTCCAACCCGAAGTGGTGGCTCTACAGGAAGTGGATAGCATGACTACCCGACTAGAAGGGATATATGGTGAAAAAATCAACTGGGTAGAAGAACTAGGCAAAAAAACTGGTTACAGCAGCTATTTTGCCAAAGCAATGGACTATGCTGAAGGTGGATATGGAGAAGGAGTGCTGGTAAAAAAAGCGCTGGATTATAACACACAGCTATTACCCACCCCAGCTGGTGGTGAGCCACGGGCCGCAGCCTGGGTAAAAATTGAGCTGAGGGACAGGGAAGAACTTTACTTTGGAGCAACACATCTTTGCCATCAATATGCAGATAACCGTCTTGCTCAACTCAAAGCCATTACCCGTTTTGCAGATTCACTTTCCAAGCCTGCCTTTTGGGTTGGGGATCTGAATTTTGATCCTACTTCTGATGAATATAAAAGTATTAATTCCAAATGGACAGACGCAGGGTTAGCAGCTGACAATGACGCTCCTACCTTTGATTCTCCAGAAGGCAAACGCATTGACTATATCTGGTTTGATTCCGGACATTTTGAATTGGTTGACTACAAGGTTATAGATGTTCCTTTTTCTGACCATTATCCGGTATTAGTAAAGCTTAGCGTATTAAACCCATCCAACTAG
- a CDS encoding pentapeptide repeat-containing protein has protein sequence MTYITEQIYSGLDFTKTQFETAEYEQCTFEQCNFSNLDLKGKMFENCSFKNCDLSNVKVADVSFQQVKFDQCKMLGIHFHASNPFLLEFFFTSCQLDYCSFYNLKIKRSKFINCRLLEADFTQTELSAADFQGSDLSGAIFDQSVLEKADFRNAIHYTIDPEINRIKGARFDLDGLPGLLGKYAIKIS, from the coding sequence ATGACATATATAACTGAACAAATCTATTCCGGACTTGATTTTACCAAAACCCAATTTGAAACCGCTGAATATGAACAGTGTACCTTTGAGCAGTGCAATTTTTCCAACTTAGACCTGAAAGGGAAAATGTTTGAAAATTGCAGCTTCAAAAACTGCGACCTAAGCAATGTGAAGGTGGCAGATGTGTCTTTTCAGCAGGTGAAGTTTGATCAATGTAAGATGCTGGGGATTCACTTCCACGCAAGCAACCCCTTTTTACTTGAGTTTTTCTTTACCAGTTGCCAGCTTGATTATTGCAGTTTCTATAATCTGAAAATCAAAAGATCAAAATTCATCAACTGTAGGCTGCTAGAAGCCGACTTCACCCAGACTGAGCTCAGTGCTGCGGATTTTCAGGGATCAGACCTGAGCGGGGCGATTTTTGACCAGAGCGTTTTAGAAAAGGCTGATTTCCGAAATGCCATCCATTACACAATAGATCCGGAGATAAACAGAATCAAAGGAGCGAGGTTCGATTTGGATGGGTTGCCGGGGCTCCTTGGGAAGTATGCTATTAAAATCAGCTGA
- a CDS encoding NUDIX hydrolase — MSLPKEEYLPNISYDSVIFGFSGERLKILILEYHNMKTFALPGGFVKVNEPLDEAVKRGLSERTGLDEIYLEQFHTFGSMERFNPDVMRRILKEQGQVLENHWILGRFITVGYYALINYENVIPKPDELSDSIEWYDYDQVPNLMMDHNEIVEKALQHLRSNLDQKLLSFNLLPERFTMKDLQQVYEAILGHELNRANFQRKMLSLNILERHDKLFSGGSHKAPYLYSFKDKKSYA, encoded by the coding sequence ATGTCTTTACCTAAAGAAGAATATCTACCCAACATTTCATATGATTCCGTCATTTTTGGTTTTTCTGGCGAAAGGCTGAAAATACTAATTCTCGAATATCATAATATGAAAACTTTCGCTCTTCCTGGAGGATTTGTGAAGGTGAACGAACCATTAGATGAAGCGGTGAAAAGAGGGCTCTCGGAGCGAACGGGTTTGGATGAAATTTACTTAGAACAGTTTCATACCTTTGGCTCCATGGAGCGTTTCAATCCTGATGTGATGCGCAGGATATTGAAGGAACAAGGCCAAGTTTTAGAAAATCACTGGATTCTGGGCAGGTTTATCACCGTGGGGTATTATGCCCTCATCAATTACGAAAACGTAATCCCTAAACCGGATGAATTGTCAGATTCCATAGAATGGTATGATTACGATCAGGTACCCAACCTGATGATGGATCATAATGAAATCGTGGAAAAGGCGCTGCAGCACCTTCGTTCTAATCTGGATCAAAAACTCCTGAGTTTTAATCTTCTGCCGGAGCGATTCACGATGAAAGACCTGCAGCAGGTATATGAGGCCATTTTGGGACACGAACTAAACCGGGCCAATTTCCAGCGGAAAATGCTCAGTTTAAATATCTTGGAAAGGCATGATAAGCTGTTTTCAGGCGGATCTCACAAAGCGCCGTATTTATACAGTTTTAAGGATAAAAAATCCTATGCATAA
- a CDS encoding Gfo/Idh/MocA family protein: MQNNQRRKFLKSTGLVGLGLFGAGSAIANENHPLPLQAKRGINRIQSFNMSGFAAPKIDTVRIGVVGLGMRGPGAVDRLSKIENVEIKALCDLIPERVEKAKAQLKDTTHKPDGYSGNAYSWKEMMDRDDLDLIYIVTPWEWHTPMSVYAMEAGKHVACEVPIARTLDECWQLVETSERTKKHCMQLENCCYDFFELMTLKMAREGYFGEVLHVEGAYIHDLLSLNFNKDSGYQDMWRLKENYRDGNLYSTHGLGPICQILNINRGDQMDYLTSTSSNDFSMHAEARKLAGQDNFFASYAEKKFRGNMNTTMVKTKNGKSIMIQHDVSSPRPYSRLHVVSGTEGYAQKYPQPKVAKGHAWLKDEEFKDLETKYTPEIIQKVGELAKKVGGHGGMDFMMDWRLIDCLRNGLPLDQDVYDGALWSCISPLSEWSVANRSNSIDVPDFTGGNWKTNAPVDITLNGGGTTGVRV, encoded by the coding sequence ATGCAAAATAACCAGAGAAGAAAGTTTCTGAAATCTACCGGTTTGGTAGGTTTAGGCCTTTTTGGCGCAGGTAGCGCAATCGCAAATGAAAATCATCCCCTTCCTTTACAAGCGAAAAGGGGAATAAACCGCATCCAATCCTTTAATATGAGCGGTTTTGCTGCTCCCAAGATTGATACTGTACGCATTGGCGTAGTTGGGTTGGGTATGAGAGGGCCAGGGGCGGTTGACCGATTGAGTAAGATAGAGAATGTAGAGATAAAGGCTCTATGTGATTTGATCCCCGAGCGTGTGGAAAAAGCAAAGGCTCAATTAAAGGATACTACCCATAAGCCTGATGGTTACTCTGGCAACGCCTATTCTTGGAAGGAAATGATGGATAGGGATGATCTGGATTTGATTTATATAGTGACTCCATGGGAGTGGCACACTCCTATGTCCGTGTATGCCATGGAAGCCGGGAAACATGTAGCTTGTGAAGTACCTATCGCCCGCACACTTGACGAATGCTGGCAGTTGGTAGAGACTTCTGAGCGAACCAAAAAACACTGCATGCAACTGGAGAATTGCTGCTATGATTTTTTTGAATTGATGACCCTGAAAATGGCTCGTGAGGGTTATTTCGGAGAGGTTTTGCATGTAGAAGGAGCTTATATTCATGATCTGCTTTCGCTGAATTTCAATAAGGATAGTGGCTACCAGGACATGTGGAGGCTTAAGGAAAACTATAGAGATGGCAATCTATATTCCACTCATGGTCTAGGGCCAATTTGCCAAATCCTCAATATAAACAGAGGAGATCAGATGGATTATCTGACATCTACTTCGTCCAATGACTTTTCCATGCATGCTGAGGCTAGAAAGCTAGCCGGGCAGGATAATTTCTTTGCCTCATATGCCGAAAAGAAGTTTCGTGGAAACATGAATACTACCATGGTGAAGACAAAGAATGGGAAATCTATTATGATACAGCACGATGTTTCTTCTCCCCGCCCATATTCCAGGCTACATGTAGTCAGTGGGACTGAAGGATATGCGCAGAAGTATCCCCAACCCAAGGTGGCAAAAGGGCACGCTTGGCTGAAAGACGAAGAATTCAAAGATCTTGAAACTAAATACACGCCTGAGATTATTCAGAAAGTCGGAGAGCTGGCCAAGAAAGTAGGAGGCCATGGAGGCATGGACTTTATGATGGACTGGAGGCTGATCGACTGCCTGAGAAACGGTCTTCCTCTGGATCAGGATGTATATGATGGAGCACTATGGAGTTGCATCTCTCCGCTGTCTGAATGGTCTGTAGCCAATAGATCCAATTCCATAGATGTTCCTGATTTCACTGGTGGAAACTGGAAAACAAATGCCCCGGTCGATATCACATTGAATGGTGGGGGAACGACCGGAGTGAGGGTCTGA